In Actinomadura citrea, a single window of DNA contains:
- a CDS encoding type I polyketide synthase, whose translation MTDIAIVGIDCRFPKAPDPGALWELLMRGDEGIVEVPKSRWNADVYYDPDGGIGKTNTRYAGFIDDADAFDHEFFGFAKEEAEVADPQVRLLLQTAWRALEDATIDPRSLAGSRTGVYVGIMGSEWMSLLMTNFTSITGQVGSGNGYAMAANRISYQLDLRGPSMAVDTACSSSLVATEEACHALRAGICDQALVGSVNMFVTPSSSIYFAQAKVASPDGRCKPFSSKADGFGRAEGVAALVLRRLDDALADGLPVYAVIKGGAVNHGGRSTTVTAPNPHAQQAVMVEAYKRAGVRPEDIAYVETHGTGTLLGDRLEARALGKVHGVPRERPCAIGSVKGNIGHAEGAAGIAGLIKTTLALHHRVIPLSRFSDSENPRLKLAANGLRLVKEPMPLPDGQVFAGVSGFGLGGTNAHIVLGTAPAAAGRPGAAPSGRARGGVLTVSSRDTEGLRGAVRRLAEDLAAAPAGRLAQLSWTSNMVKASGPVRFALPADDRTAAVAALLEAAGDDDRLAALSGRAGARPKTGWVISGDSAWRAGMPARLHEGVPAYRRALGAVDAALRPLLGWSVRDALLSGAEPRAAEPVVFAVAYAAGRTLADVGIRPAWTVGEGVGEYAAAVLAGVFDLEDACRLVAAHGTAGPPGAGAADLACRPPATPLYSARRGGRLDDEVLDAAFWTERADGGPRFDEALRAARESEPVRLIEVMGERTDGLRLLSGGTDALAGIVAALYRDGLNPDWDELYEPGERVRHRLTPYAFAATGRFWWNHPIDGGGDLAASVAAPAGPTLAGGDS comes from the coding sequence ATGACGGACATCGCCATCGTCGGCATCGACTGCCGCTTCCCCAAGGCGCCCGATCCGGGCGCCCTGTGGGAGCTGCTGATGCGCGGCGACGAGGGGATCGTCGAGGTGCCCAAGTCCCGCTGGAACGCCGACGTCTACTACGACCCGGACGGGGGCATCGGCAAGACCAACACCCGCTACGCCGGCTTCATCGACGACGCCGACGCCTTCGACCACGAGTTCTTCGGGTTCGCCAAGGAGGAGGCCGAGGTCGCCGACCCGCAGGTGCGGCTGCTGCTCCAGACCGCGTGGCGCGCCCTGGAGGACGCGACGATCGACCCGCGCTCGCTGGCGGGCAGCAGGACCGGCGTCTACGTCGGGATCATGGGCTCGGAGTGGATGAGCCTGCTGATGACCAACTTCACCAGCATCACCGGCCAGGTGGGCTCCGGGAACGGCTACGCGATGGCCGCCAACCGCATCTCCTACCAGCTCGACCTGCGGGGCCCGAGCATGGCCGTCGACACCGCGTGCTCGTCCTCCCTGGTCGCGACCGAGGAGGCCTGCCACGCGCTGCGGGCGGGCATCTGCGACCAGGCGCTGGTCGGGTCGGTGAACATGTTCGTCACCCCCTCGTCCAGCATCTACTTCGCCCAGGCCAAGGTGGCCTCCCCGGACGGCCGCTGCAAGCCGTTCAGCTCCAAGGCCGACGGCTTCGGGCGCGCCGAGGGCGTCGCCGCGCTCGTCCTGCGCCGCCTGGACGACGCCCTCGCCGACGGCCTGCCCGTCTACGCGGTCATCAAGGGCGGCGCGGTCAACCACGGCGGCCGCAGCACGACGGTCACCGCGCCGAACCCGCACGCCCAGCAGGCCGTGATGGTGGAGGCCTACAAGCGCGCGGGGGTCCGCCCGGAGGACATCGCCTACGTGGAGACGCACGGCACGGGGACGCTGCTGGGCGACCGGCTGGAGGCCCGCGCCCTCGGCAAGGTGCACGGCGTCCCCCGGGAGCGGCCGTGCGCGATCGGGTCCGTCAAGGGCAACATCGGGCACGCCGAGGGGGCGGCGGGCATCGCCGGGCTGATCAAGACCACGCTGGCCCTGCACCACCGTGTGATCCCGCTGAGCCGCTTCTCCGACAGCGAGAACCCGCGGCTGAAGCTGGCGGCGAACGGGCTCCGGCTCGTCAAGGAGCCGATGCCGCTGCCGGACGGCCAGGTCTTCGCCGGGGTCAGCGGCTTCGGCCTCGGCGGCACCAACGCCCACATCGTGCTCGGCACCGCCCCGGCGGCCGCCGGGCGGCCGGGCGCGGCGCCCTCGGGCCGCGCGCGCGGCGGGGTCCTGACGGTGTCGTCGCGCGACACCGAGGGCCTGCGCGGCGCGGTCCGCCGGCTGGCCGAGGACCTCGCGGCGGCACCCGCCGGACGGCTCGCGCAGCTGAGCTGGACGTCCAACATGGTGAAGGCGTCGGGGCCGGTCCGGTTCGCCCTCCCGGCGGACGACCGCACGGCCGCCGTGGCCGCGCTGCTGGAGGCGGCCGGGGACGACGACCGGCTCGCCGCCCTGTCCGGGCGCGCAGGAGCGCGACCGAAGACGGGATGGGTGATCTCGGGCGATTCGGCATGGCGCGCCGGCATGCCGGCGCGGCTTCACGAGGGGGTCCCCGCCTACCGGCGCGCGCTCGGCGCCGTGGACGCGGCTCTCCGGCCCCTCCTCGGCTGGTCCGTGCGGGACGCCCTGCTGTCCGGCGCGGAGCCGCGCGCCGCCGAGCCGGTCGTCTTCGCCGTCGCCTACGCCGCCGGGCGGACGCTGGCCGACGTGGGGATCAGGCCGGCGTGGACGGTCGGCGAGGGGGTCGGCGAGTACGCCGCGGCGGTGCTGGCGGGTGTGTTCGACCTGGAGGACGCGTGCCGGCTCGTCGCCGCGCACGGCACGGCCGGGCCCCCGGGCGCGGGAGCCGCGGACCTCGCCTGCCGGCCGCCGGCGACCCCGCTCTACTCGGCCCGCCGCGGCGGGCGGCTCGACGACGAAGTGCTGGACGCCGCGTTCTGGACGGAACGCGCCGACGGCGGGCCGCGGTTCGACGAGGCGCTCCGGGCGGCACGGGAGTCGGAGCCGGTCCGGCTGATCGAGGTCATGGGCGAGCGCACGGACGGCCTCCGCCTGCTGTCCGGCGGGACCGACGCCCTGGCCGGGATCGTCGCGGCGCTCTACCGGGACGGCCTGAACCCCGACTGGGACGAGCTCTACGAGCCGGGCGAGCGGGTGCGGCACCGCCTCACCCCCTACGCGTTCGCCGCCACCGGGCGCTTCTGGTGGAACCACCCGATCGACGGTGGCGGGGACCTCGCCGCCTCCGTGGCCGCGCCCGCCGGACCGACCCTTGCTGGAGGGGACTCATGA